Genomic segment of uncultured Fibrobacter sp.:
TGAAGCCGATCATCTGCATTGGCGAAACCCTCGACCAGCGCAACGGCGGCATCCTGAAGGAAGTCCTCGGCCTCCAGATCAAGGGCGCCTTCAAGGACGTTTCTGCCGAAGACGCCGCAAAGTGCGTTCTCGCTTACGAACCGGTTTGGGCAATCGGTACTGGCGTTACCGCTACCGACGAACAGGCTCAGGACACCCAGGCCTACGCTCGCTCCGTTGTTAAGGAAATCTACGGCGAAGCCGTTGCCGAAGGCATGCGCATCCAGTACGGTGGTTCCATGAAGGGCGCCAACGCTGCTGGCCTCCTCGCTCAGAAGGACATCGACGGCGGTCTCATTGGTGGTGCAGGCCTCAAGGCTAACACCTTCATGGAAATCATCGCCGCTGCCGAAGCCAAGTAATTCTTGGTTCAGGCTCGTTCGACCATAAACTTTAAATTCAAGGTATAAACGACTATGACAACTCTCTTTTGGATTGGTATCGTCCTGCACGTGTTCCTGTGCTTGTTCCTCATGTTGCTCGTCCTGGTTCAGAACGACAAGATGGGCGGCCTCGCAGGTCTCGGTGGCATGACTTCGCAGTCCGCTTTCTCTACCGCAGGTGCCGCGACCTTCATCCAGAAGTTGACCCGTGCCGTGGCCGTGATCTTCTTTATCGTCGTGTTCGCCCTCGGCCTCATCACTGCCAAGCAGGACCAGGCTGTGGAAGAATCCTCGATGCAGAAGGCTACCCGCGAAAACGCTGCCCAGCAGCAGGCTCCCGCTCCGGCTCTTCCGGCTGACTTTGCAGCACCCGCTGCACCGGCCGCCGATGTTGCACCGGCAGCTGAAGCTCCCGCCGCTGACGCCGCTCCGGCTGAAGCCAAGTAAGGATTTTGTCAGGCTGTCGCTGGGTTAGTCCCGATGACAGCCGACAAACCTGCGGTCGTGGTGGAATTGGTAGACACGCTAGCTTGAGGTGCTAGTGGGAGCGATCCCATGACAGTTCAAGTCTGTCCGACCGCATTACGAAGTCCGCCCTTGTGAAAGGGCGGATTTTTTTTTTGGCATAGCCGCAGTGTATGAGGTCGGGCCTTTGGCCCTCTGAGGAGTGAGCACGGCGCTTCGCGCCTTTGAGGTTTTATGGTCGCGCCGTTGGCGCCATATTTTAACACAAAGCACAGCAAGTGCGACCTCACAGCTCAAAGGCTTGCAAAGCAAGCCGACCTCATATCTCTTTTCTACCTTTTCCCCAGAGGTTTTTTATGCAGAATTCTATTGTTGCCCCTGTTGGCGTTTTGGGCTTTGGCGTCGAAGGCCAGAGCACGTTCAATTACCTTGTCCGTAACGGAATCAAGGACATCGTCGTGATGGACAAGAACCCGGTGAAATTGCCGGAAGTGCCTGCCGGCGTGAACGTTAAGGTAAGTAGCGGAGACAATTACATGGACGGTCTGAAGGACTGCGTGACCGTGGTCCGTTCGGCAGGCGTCTACCCGATGAGTCCGGAGCTTTTCAAGTTCCAGATGAACGGAGGCTTACTCACAAGCCAGATTCAGCTGTTTTTAGAACAAACTAAGTCGAAGAAGACCGTTGGCGTTACGGGAACACTCGGCAAGGGATCTACCGTGAGCATGATTAGCCACATTTTGACGAAGTGCGGCGTGAACAACGAGATTGGCGGCAACTTCGGTGTGCCGGCGTTGGACTTGCTCGAAACAGAAACGACAGACCGAGTGAGCATTCTGGAGCTTTCGAGTTTCCAGCTGATGACCTTGTCAGTTTCACCGGATGTAGGCGTGGTTCTGCGCGTTTCGACGGAGCACTTGGACTGGCACAAGAGCGTCGAGGAATACCGCGACGCGAAGGCGAACCTGGTACGTTGGCAGAAGCGCGCCGGCACCTGCGTGTACCTGAAGGATGCTGAACCCACCGTAAAGATTGCAAGCGAAAGCCCCGCTGGGACAAAGTACGCTGTGAG
This window contains:
- a CDS encoding triose-phosphate isomerase; the encoded protein is KPIICIGETLDQRNGGILKEVLGLQIKGAFKDVSAEDAAKCVLAYEPVWAIGTGVTATDEQAQDTQAYARSVVKEIYGEAVAEGMRIQYGGSMKGANAAGLLAQKDIDGGLIGGAGLKANTFMEIIAAAEAK
- the secG gene encoding preprotein translocase subunit SecG translates to MTTLFWIGIVLHVFLCLFLMLLVLVQNDKMGGLAGLGGMTSQSAFSTAGAATFIQKLTRAVAVIFFIVVFALGLITAKQDQAVEESSMQKATRENAAQQQAPAPALPADFAAPAAPAADVAPAAEAPAADAAPAEAK
- the murD gene encoding UDP-N-acetylmuramoyl-L-alanine--D-glutamate ligase, with product MQNSIVAPVGVLGFGVEGQSTFNYLVRNGIKDIVVMDKNPVKLPEVPAGVNVKVSSGDNYMDGLKDCVTVVRSAGVYPMSPELFKFQMNGGLLTSQIQLFLEQTKSKKTVGVTGTLGKGSTVSMISHILTKCGVNNEIGGNFGVPALDLLETETTDRVSILELSSFQLMTLSVSPDVGVVLRVSTEHLDWHKSVEEYRDAKANLVRWQKRAGTCVYLKDAEPTVKIASESPAGTKYAVSLKDGPSAGDGDAVIDGATLAIDGEKLYLSDCKVRGIYQLENMAAATLAVKALGIKVADAFEALKSYETLPFRMEFKGEKNGIEFYNDSYATRPDATIAATASMKRPFALILGGSEKNADFTELSNILVKERPNLKRVALIGATAERMFESLKQAGLETAGEDGKGIPASIFPTLEEAFTDSLNIGKGGTVIMSPACASFGLFKNYKVRGQVFDKLVAEV